A region of Arabidopsis thaliana chromosome 5, partial sequence DNA encodes the following proteins:
- the PNT1 gene encoding mannosyltransferase family protein (PEANUT 1 (PNT1); FUNCTIONS IN: mannosyltransferase activity, transferase activity, transferring glycosyl groups, alpha-1,4-mannosyltransferase activity; INVOLVED IN: GPI anchor biosynthetic process, cellulose biosynthetic process, plant-type cell wall biogenesis, embryo development, cell division; LOCATED IN: integral to membrane, endoplasmic reticulum membrane; CONTAINS InterPro DOMAIN/s: Mannosyltransferase, DXD (InterPro:IPR007704); Has 30201 Blast hits to 17322 proteins in 780 species: Archae - 12; Bacteria - 1396; Metazoa - 17338; Fungi - 3422; Plants - 5037; Viruses - 0; Other Eukaryotes - 2996 (source: NCBI BLink).) — translation MSRESENTDDEPSKWMKFRSLLVFSMLLRVFLIVYGEWQDAHMEVRYTDVDYIVFSDAASLMASGESPYKRTTYRYSPLLALLLTPNSFFHRSWGKFLFSASDLLVGWFIHKILKQRKVPEKICTYSVMVWLFNPFTFTIGTRGNCEPIVCAMILWIILCLMQGNLLQAAFWYGLVVHFRVYPIIYALPIILVLDTQVFRSGQKPALLYWNTGQAKTPASNMERKTFLFNLLTTLKSLFSRERIMFALISGGVFLACNAVSFYFYGQEFLHEALLYHLTRTDPRHNFSIYFYHIYLHYERQFSAVEKLISFLPQFTVQFALVFCFSQDLVFCIFLQTVAFVTFNKVITAQYFVWFYCLLPLILPWSHMKLKWEGLLCIIMWIGAQTHWLLWGYMLEFKGVNVFLPLWIASLLFLAANTFVLVRIIQRHRFSPLFRRYESSSSSNNVTKED, via the exons ATGTCTCGTGAATCAGAGAACACTGATGATGAACCATCGAAAT GGATGAAGTTCCGTTCACTACTGGTGTTCTCGATGCTTCTGCGTGTGTTTTTGATTGTTTATGGAGAATGGCAAGATGCTCATATGGAGGTCCGGTACACTGATGTTGATTACATTGTATTTTCCGATGCTGCTTCGTTGATGGCATCCGGAGAATCTCCTTACAAGCGAACCACATACCGTTATTCGCCTTTGCTCGCGCTTCTTCTGACCCCTAATTCCTTCTTTCATCGGTCATGGGGAAAGTTTCTCTTCTCAGCTTCTG ATTTACTGGTCGGCTGGTTTATCCATAAGATTTTGAAACAACGTAAGGTGCCTGAGAAGATATGTACATATTCTGTAATGGTTTGGCTTTTCAATCCGTTTACATTCACTATTGGAACCAGAGGGAACTGTGAACCCATCGTTTGTGCCATGATATTATGGATCATTCTCTGCCTAATGCAAG GTAATTTGTTACAAGCTGCATTTTGGTACGGGCTTGTTGTGCATTTCAGGGTCTATCCTATTATCTATGCCTTGCCAATCATCCTGGTTCTTGATACCCAGGTATTTAGATCTGGTCAAAAGCCGGCTCTTTTGTATTGGAATACCGGTCAGGCCAAGACACCTGCCAGTAACATGGAGAGAAAAACATTCCTCTTCAATCTCTTGACCACCTTGAAAAGTTTATTTTCCAGGGAGAGAATCATGTTTGCTTTGATATCCGGGGGAGTTTTTCTAGCTTGCAATGCTGTTTCCTTCTATTTTTATGGACAAGAGTTCCTGCATGAGGCTCTCTTATATCACCTTACTCGAACAGATCCAAGGCACAACTTCTCCATCTACTTCTATCACATATATCTTCACTATGAGCGCCAGTTTTCAGCTGTGGAGAAGCTTATCTCGTTTTTACCCCAGTTTACAGTACAGTTTGCTCTAGTCTTCTGCTTCTCCCAGGATCTAGTGTTCTGCATCTTTCTCCAAACCGTTGCATTTGTCACTTTCAATAAG GTGATAACTGCGCAGTACTTTGTGTGGTTTTATTGCCTGCTACCCCTGATTCTACCATGGAGCCATATGAAGCTGAAATGGGAAGGCTTGTTATGCATCATTATGTGGATCGGAGCTCAGACACATTGGCTCTTATGGGGATACATGCTCGAGTTCAAGGGCGTTAATGTCTTTCTACCGCTATGGATCGCGAGTTTGCTGTTTCTGGCTGCAAACACCTTCGTCCTTGTCAGAATCATACAACGCCATCGattctctcctctcttcaGACGGTATGAATCGTCCTCTTCTTCAAACAATGTTACCAAAGAAGACTGA
- the PNT1 gene encoding mannosyltransferase family protein (PEANUT 1 (PNT1); FUNCTIONS IN: mannosyltransferase activity, transferase activity, transferring glycosyl groups, alpha-1,4-mannosyltransferase activity; INVOLVED IN: GPI anchor biosynthetic process, cellulose biosynthetic process, plant-type cell wall biogenesis, embryo development, cell division; LOCATED IN: integral to membrane, endoplasmic reticulum membrane; CONTAINS InterPro DOMAIN/s: Mannosyltransferase, DXD (InterPro:IPR007704).), protein MSRESENTDDEPSKWMKFRSLLVFSMLLRVFLIVYGEWQDAHMEVRYTDVDYIVFSDAASLMASGESPYKRTTYRYSPLLALLLTPNSFFHRSWGKFLFSASASQCVDDLFLCRFGIYFHVSDLLVGWFIHKILKQRKVPEKICTYSVMVWLFNPFTFTIGTRGNCEPIVCAMILWIILCLMQGNLLQAAFWYGLVVHFRVYPIIYALPIILVLDTQVFRSGQKPALLYWNTGQAKTPASNMERKTFLFNLLTTLKSLFSRERIMFALISGGVFLACNAVSFYFYGQEFLHEALLYHLTRTDPRHNFSIYFYHIYLHYERQFSAVEKLISFLPQFTVQFALVFCFSQDLVFCIFLQTVAFVTFNKVITAQYFVWFYCLLPLILPWSHMKLKWEGLLCIIMWIGAQTHWLLWGYMLEFKGVNVFLPLWIASLLFLAANTFVLVRIIQRHRFSPLFRRYESSSSSNNVTKED, encoded by the exons ATGTCTCGTGAATCAGAGAACACTGATGATGAACCATCGAAAT GGATGAAGTTCCGTTCACTACTGGTGTTCTCGATGCTTCTGCGTGTGTTTTTGATTGTTTATGGAGAATGGCAAGATGCTCATATGGAGGTCCGGTACACTGATGTTGATTACATTGTATTTTCCGATGCTGCTTCGTTGATGGCATCCGGAGAATCTCCTTACAAGCGAACCACATACCGTTATTCGCCTTTGCTCGCGCTTCTTCTGACCCCTAATTCCTTCTTTCATCGGTCATGGGGAAAGTTTCTCTTCTCAGCTTCTG CCTCACAATGTGTCGATGATTTGTTTCTCTGTCGTTTTGGAATCTATTTCCATGTTTCAGATTTACTGGTCGGCTGGTTTATCCATAAGATTTTGAAACAACGTAAGGTGCCTGAGAAGATATGTACATATTCTGTAATGGTTTGGCTTTTCAATCCGTTTACATTCACTATTGGAACCAGAGGGAACTGTGAACCCATCGTTTGTGCCATGATATTATGGATCATTCTCTGCCTAATGCAAG GTAATTTGTTACAAGCTGCATTTTGGTACGGGCTTGTTGTGCATTTCAGGGTCTATCCTATTATCTATGCCTTGCCAATCATCCTGGTTCTTGATACCCAGGTATTTAGATCTGGTCAAAAGCCGGCTCTTTTGTATTGGAATACCGGTCAGGCCAAGACACCTGCCAGTAACATGGAGAGAAAAACATTCCTCTTCAATCTCTTGACCACCTTGAAAAGTTTATTTTCCAGGGAGAGAATCATGTTTGCTTTGATATCCGGGGGAGTTTTTCTAGCTTGCAATGCTGTTTCCTTCTATTTTTATGGACAAGAGTTCCTGCATGAGGCTCTCTTATATCACCTTACTCGAACAGATCCAAGGCACAACTTCTCCATCTACTTCTATCACATATATCTTCACTATGAGCGCCAGTTTTCAGCTGTGGAGAAGCTTATCTCGTTTTTACCCCAGTTTACAGTACAGTTTGCTCTAGTCTTCTGCTTCTCCCAGGATCTAGTGTTCTGCATCTTTCTCCAAACCGTTGCATTTGTCACTTTCAATAAG GTGATAACTGCGCAGTACTTTGTGTGGTTTTATTGCCTGCTACCCCTGATTCTACCATGGAGCCATATGAAGCTGAAATGGGAAGGCTTGTTATGCATCATTATGTGGATCGGAGCTCAGACACATTGGCTCTTATGGGGATACATGCTCGAGTTCAAGGGCGTTAATGTCTTTCTACCGCTATGGATCGCGAGTTTGCTGTTTCTGGCTGCAAACACCTTCGTCCTTGTCAGAATCATACAACGCCATCGattctctcctctcttcaGACGGTATGAATCGTCCTCTTCTTCAAACAATGTTACCAAAGAAGACTGA
- the DPB2 gene encoding DNA polymerase epsilon subunit B2 gives MSSTSQKRKKIQKKFKNRGYNLKFDALDEILVFADQFPDDDDGEAIDLLLDNLQETHKSSTVDAESVRGLINRLLGAHNAPEEPTTSASSLAIIDAFLVPKFGYDSVKKKFNEHTSSLPIHGEASAKTALYRERFMLLSQRVSRAEHFSRPAFDAEMSQFENNEISSIQSLISQRGRKWVMGVISQLEDGHFYLEDLSASVEIDLSKAKITTGFFTENTIILAEGEMQVNGIFQVITCGFPPLEDRDKTLKAHSEYDFFGGGTLTKEEMIKLADLERQAVNDTFVILSDIWLDDEEVMRKLETVLDGFESVETVPSLFVFMGNFCSRPCNLSFGSYSSLREQFGKLGRMIGNHPRLKENSRFLFIPGPEDAGPSTVLPRCALPKYLTEELRNIIPNAIFSSNPCRVKFYNQEIVFFRQDLLYRMRRSCLVTPSSEETNDPFKHLVYTITHQSHLCPLPLMVQPIIWNYDHALRLYPTPHTVFISISNPARNPPYN, from the exons ATGAGCAGCACCAGtcagaagaggaagaagatacagaagaaattcaaaaacagaGGGTACAACCTCAAATTCGATGCCTTAGACGAGATTCTCGTTTTCGCCGATCAATTTCCCGACGACGATGACGGAGAAGCTATAGATCTTCTCCTCGATAACCTCCAGGAAACGC ATAAATCATCCACTGTCGACGCGGAATCAGTTCGAGGATTGATAAATCGCTTGTTAGGAGCTCATAACGCCCCGGAGGAACCTACAACATCTGCTTCTTCCTTGGCGATCATCGACGCGTTTCTGGTGCCAAAGTTTGGATATgattctgttaaaaaaaagttcaacGA GCATACGAGTAGCTTGCCTATTCACGGTGAGGCTTCTGCAAAAACAGCTTTATACAGGGAACGATTCATGTTGTTGTCGCAGAGAGTTTCTCGTGCAGAGCATTTTTCTAGGCCAGCATTTGATGCTGAAATGTCGCAGTTTGAGAACAATGAG ATATCTTCAATCCAGTCTCTGATTTCTCAAAGGGGAAGGAAATGGGTGATGGGAGTGATATCACAGTTGGAAGATGGACATTTCTACCTGGAAGACCTTTCAGCTTCTGTAGAGATTGATCTGTCCAAAGCA AAGATAACAACAGGATTCTTCACAGAGAATACTATAATTTTGGCAGAAGGCGAAATGCAGGTTAACGGTATCTTTCAG GTGATTACATGTGGATTTCCTCCCTTAGAAGACAGGGACAAAACACTAAAGGCGCATTCTGAATATGATTTCTTCGGAGGCGGCACACTAACTAAAGAAGAGATG ATTAAACTTGCAGACCTTGAAAGACAAGCGGTGAATGACACATTTGTCATATTGTCTGACATATGGTTGGACGACGAAGAG GTTATGAGGAAGCTGGAAACTGTTCTTGACGGTTTTGAAAGTGTGGAGACAGTACCctccttgtttgtttttatgggAAATTTTTGTTCTCGCCCATGCAACTTATCCTTTGGTTCGTATTCAAGCCTTAG GGAGCAGTTTGGTAAACTTGGGAGAATGATTGGAAACCATCCACGGCTTAAAGAAAATAGTCGGTTTTTATTCATTCCAGGTCCTGAGGACGCAG GTCCCTCAACAGTCTTGCCAAGATGCGCTTTACCGAAATATTTAACCGAAGAGCTTCGAAACATTATTCCCAATGCAATATTTTCAAGCAATCCTTGCAG AGTAAAGTTCTATAACCAAGAGATTGTGTTCTTCCGACAAGATCTTCTGTATCGGATGCGTCGTTCATGCTTAGTAACCCCTTCCTCAGAAGAAACGAATGACCCTTTTAAGCAT CTTGTCTACACAATAACTCATCAGAGCCATCTATGTCCTCTACCTCTCATGGTGCAACCCATCATTTGGAACTACGATCACGCTCTTCGACTGTACCCAACTCCTCATACGGTATTCATTTCTATATCAAATCCTGCACGAAACCCGCCTTATAACTaa
- the PNT1 gene encoding mannosyltransferase family protein, translated as MKFRSLLVFSMLLRVFLIVYGEWQDAHMEVRYTDVDYIVFSDAASLMASGESPYKRTTYRYSPLLALLLTPNSFFHRSWGKFLFSASDLLVGWFIHKILKQRKVPEKICTYSVMVWLFNPFTFTIGTRGNCEPIVCAMILWIILCLMQGNLLQAAFWYGLVVHFRVYPIIYALPIILVLDTQVFRSGQKPALLYWNTGQAKTPASNMERKTFLFNLLTTLKSLFSRERIMFALISGGVFLACNAVSFYFYGQEFLHEALLYHLTRTDPRHNFSIYFYHIYLHYERQFSAVEKLISFLPQFTVQFALVFCFSQDLVFCIFLQTVAFVTFNKVITAQYFVWFYCLLPLILPWSHMKLKWEGLLCIIMWIGAQTHWLLWGYMLEFKGVNVFLPLWIASLLFLAANTFVLVRIIQRHRFSPLFRRYESSSSSNNVTKED; from the exons ATGAAGTTCCGTTCACTACTGGTGTTCTCGATGCTTCTGCGTGTGTTTTTGATTGTTTATGGAGAATGGCAAGATGCTCATATGGAGGTCCGGTACACTGATGTTGATTACATTGTATTTTCCGATGCTGCTTCGTTGATGGCATCCGGAGAATCTCCTTACAAGCGAACCACATACCGTTATTCGCCTTTGCTCGCGCTTCTTCTGACCCCTAATTCCTTCTTTCATCGGTCATGGGGAAAGTTTCTCTTCTCAGCTTCTG ATTTACTGGTCGGCTGGTTTATCCATAAGATTTTGAAACAACGTAAGGTGCCTGAGAAGATATGTACATATTCTGTAATGGTTTGGCTTTTCAATCCGTTTACATTCACTATTGGAACCAGAGGGAACTGTGAACCCATCGTTTGTGCCATGATATTATGGATCATTCTCTGCCTAATGCAAG GTAATTTGTTACAAGCTGCATTTTGGTACGGGCTTGTTGTGCATTTCAGGGTCTATCCTATTATCTATGCCTTGCCAATCATCCTGGTTCTTGATACCCAGGTATTTAGATCTGGTCAAAAGCCGGCTCTTTTGTATTGGAATACCGGTCAGGCCAAGACACCTGCCAGTAACATGGAGAGAAAAACATTCCTCTTCAATCTCTTGACCACCTTGAAAAGTTTATTTTCCAGGGAGAGAATCATGTTTGCTTTGATATCCGGGGGAGTTTTTCTAGCTTGCAATGCTGTTTCCTTCTATTTTTATGGACAAGAGTTCCTGCATGAGGCTCTCTTATATCACCTTACTCGAACAGATCCAAGGCACAACTTCTCCATCTACTTCTATCACATATATCTTCACTATGAGCGCCAGTTTTCAGCTGTGGAGAAGCTTATCTCGTTTTTACCCCAGTTTACAGTACAGTTTGCTCTAGTCTTCTGCTTCTCCCAGGATCTAGTGTTCTGCATCTTTCTCCAAACCGTTGCATTTGTCACTTTCAATAAG GTGATAACTGCGCAGTACTTTGTGTGGTTTTATTGCCTGCTACCCCTGATTCTACCATGGAGCCATATGAAGCTGAAATGGGAAGGCTTGTTATGCATCATTATGTGGATCGGAGCTCAGACACATTGGCTCTTATGGGGATACATGCTCGAGTTCAAGGGCGTTAATGTCTTTCTACCGCTATGGATCGCGAGTTTGCTGTTTCTGGCTGCAAACACCTTCGTCCTTGTCAGAATCATACAACGCCATCGattctctcctctcttcaGACGGTATGAATCGTCCTCTTCTTCAAACAATGTTACCAAAGAAGACTGA
- a CDS encoding coiled-coil protein (unknown protein; FUNCTIONS IN: molecular_function unknown; INVOLVED IN: biological_process unknown; LOCATED IN: cellular_component unknown; EXPRESSED IN: cultured cell; Has 30201 Blast hits to 17322 proteins in 780 species: Archae - 12; Bacteria - 1396; Metazoa - 17338; Fungi - 3422; Plants - 5037; Viruses - 0; Other Eukaryotes - 2996 (source: NCBI BLink).), translated as MENTRPNEEEGRISEPNWSERVEDLVVAGDVTAAISFLESLETNLQSRLGSSSSGERTEFGLQLSAALTQLADLYSSEGLSLKSDELRTRSSLIKQRALDCDLASSRSSGNVENQSVASSGLKSDPNVSSFDADGKTEDSKVSSSNSAAHDSSDDDWEALADVEPSKLLPVEELPEISKLSVEEPKVQGPKRRGRGTFTYKSDAMYSDRDFSESRFDDDSEDNDLSRESEKTDESLKSKYGTRHVLVLAGFSPSLRTTELEKLFKDFKDSGFIIRWVNDTTALAVFKTPSAALEACKHVQCSFTIRVLDDNDSLLGSISGKDLEPPSQRPKTSAKTAQRLIAHSMGLKLPASGFGSKERDQEAARKNRIVSRQKQREDAWGDD; from the exons ATGGAGAACACACGGccaaacgaagaagaaggaagaataaGTGAACCAAATTGGAGCGAACGAGTGGAGGATCTCGTGGTAGCCGGCGACGTCACGGCGGCGATCTCCTTTCTCGAGTCTTTGGAGACCAATCTTCAATCGCGGTTAGGTTCTTCCTCCTCCGGCGAGAGAACGGAGTTTGGGCTTCAATTATCCGCCGCTCTTACGCAGTTGGCGGATCTCTACTCTTCTGAGGGACTTTCCCTTAAATCCGATGAGCTTCGAACTCGCTCTTCCCTCATTAAGCAACGAGCGTTGGATTGTGATCTTGCCTCTTCAAG AAGTTCCGGCAATGTAGAGAATCAATCTGTTGCTTCCAGTGGACTCAAGTCTGACCCAAATGTCTCAAGCTTTGATGCTGATG GGAAAACGGAGGATTCCAAAGTATCTAGCAGTAATTCAGCTGCTCATGATTCTTCAGATGATG ATTGGGAAGCTCTTGCAGATGTTGAACCGAGTAAGTTACTCCCCGTAGAAGAGTTGCCTGAAATATCAAAGCTTTCGGTTGAAGAACCTAAAGTTCAAGGACCTAAGAGACGTGGAAGGGGAACGTTTACTTATAAGAGTGATGCAATGTACAGTGATCGAGATTTCTCTGAGTCGAggtttgatgatgattcagaAGATAACGATTTATCTCGTGAGTCAGAGAAGACTGATGAATCACTGAAAT CCAAGTATGGCACACGCCATGTCCTCGTACTTGCTGGTTTTTCTCCAAGTTTGAGAACTACTGAATTGGAGAAGCTATTTAAAGACTTCAAAGATAGTGGATTTATCATTCGTTGGGTCAATGATACAACAGCACTTGCAGTCTTCAAAACCCCTTCAGctg CTCTAGAGGCTTGCAAGCATGTTCAATGTTCATTCACAATACGTGTACTCGATGATAACGATTCTCTTTTGGGCTCAATTTCTGGAAAAG ATTTGGAACCGCCGTCTCAAAGACCAAAGACATCAGCGAAAACAGCTCAACGGTTGATTGCTCACAGCATGGGATTGAAGCTACCGGCTTCTGGATTCGGGTCTAAAGAGCGAGACCAAGAAGCTGCCCGGAAAAACCGGATTGTCTCGAGACAGAAACAACGGGAAGATGCTTGGGGAGATGACTGA
- the DPB2 gene encoding DNA polymerase epsilon subunit B2 (DNA polymerase epsilon subunit B2 (DPB2); FUNCTIONS IN: DNA-directed DNA polymerase activity, DNA binding; INVOLVED IN: DNA replication, DNA-dependent DNA replication; LOCATED IN: epsilon DNA polymerase complex, nucleus; EXPRESSED IN: embryo, male gametophyte, apical meristem, female gametophyte; CONTAINS InterPro DOMAIN/s: DNA polymerase epsilon, subunit B (InterPro:IPR016266), DNA polymerase alpha/epsilon, subunit B (InterPro:IPR007185); Has 412 Blast hits to 394 proteins in 202 species: Archae - 0; Bacteria - 0; Metazoa - 125; Fungi - 144; Plants - 62; Viruses - 0; Other Eukaryotes - 81 (source: NCBI BLink).), translating into MSSTSQKRKKIQKKFKNRGYNLKFDALDEILVFADQFPDDDDGEAIDLLLDNLQETHKSSTVDAESVRGLINRLLGAHNAPEEPTTSASSLAIIDAFLVPKFGYDSVKKKFNEHTSSLPIHGEASAKTALYRERFMLLSQRVSRAEHFSRPAFDAEMSQFENNEISSIQSLISQRGRKWVMGVISQLEDGHFYLEDLSASVEIDLSKAKITTGFFTENTIILAEGEMQVNGIFQVITCGFPPLEDRDKTLKAHSEYDFFGGGTLTKEEMIKLADLERQAVNDTFVILSDIWLDDEEVMRKLETVLDGFESVETVPSLFVFMGNFCSRPCNLSFGSYSSLREQFGKLGRMIGNHPRLKENSRFLFIPGPEDAGPSTVLPRCALPKYLTEELRNIIPNAIFSSNPCRVKFYNQEIVFFRQDLLYRMRRSCLVTPSSEETNDPFKHLVYTITHQSHLCPLPLMVQPIIWNYDHALRLYPTPHTIVLGDKSEQEVCKFGGTTCFNPGSFSTDSTFVAYRPSTQEVELSAL; encoded by the exons ATGAGCAGCACCAGtcagaagaggaagaagatacagaagaaattcaaaaacagaGGGTACAACCTCAAATTCGATGCCTTAGACGAGATTCTCGTTTTCGCCGATCAATTTCCCGACGACGATGACGGAGAAGCTATAGATCTTCTCCTCGATAACCTCCAGGAAACGC ATAAATCATCCACTGTCGACGCGGAATCAGTTCGAGGATTGATAAATCGCTTGTTAGGAGCTCATAACGCCCCGGAGGAACCTACAACATCTGCTTCTTCCTTGGCGATCATCGACGCGTTTCTGGTGCCAAAGTTTGGATATgattctgttaaaaaaaagttcaacGA GCATACGAGTAGCTTGCCTATTCACGGTGAGGCTTCTGCAAAAACAGCTTTATACAGGGAACGATTCATGTTGTTGTCGCAGAGAGTTTCTCGTGCAGAGCATTTTTCTAGGCCAGCATTTGATGCTGAAATGTCGCAGTTTGAGAACAATGAG ATATCTTCAATCCAGTCTCTGATTTCTCAAAGGGGAAGGAAATGGGTGATGGGAGTGATATCACAGTTGGAAGATGGACATTTCTACCTGGAAGACCTTTCAGCTTCTGTAGAGATTGATCTGTCCAAAGCA AAGATAACAACAGGATTCTTCACAGAGAATACTATAATTTTGGCAGAAGGCGAAATGCAGGTTAACGGTATCTTTCAG GTGATTACATGTGGATTTCCTCCCTTAGAAGACAGGGACAAAACACTAAAGGCGCATTCTGAATATGATTTCTTCGGAGGCGGCACACTAACTAAAGAAGAGATG ATTAAACTTGCAGACCTTGAAAGACAAGCGGTGAATGACACATTTGTCATATTGTCTGACATATGGTTGGACGACGAAGAG GTTATGAGGAAGCTGGAAACTGTTCTTGACGGTTTTGAAAGTGTGGAGACAGTACCctccttgtttgtttttatgggAAATTTTTGTTCTCGCCCATGCAACTTATCCTTTGGTTCGTATTCAAGCCTTAG GGAGCAGTTTGGTAAACTTGGGAGAATGATTGGAAACCATCCACGGCTTAAAGAAAATAGTCGGTTTTTATTCATTCCAGGTCCTGAGGACGCAG GTCCCTCAACAGTCTTGCCAAGATGCGCTTTACCGAAATATTTAACCGAAGAGCTTCGAAACATTATTCCCAATGCAATATTTTCAAGCAATCCTTGCAG AGTAAAGTTCTATAACCAAGAGATTGTGTTCTTCCGACAAGATCTTCTGTATCGGATGCGTCGTTCATGCTTAGTAACCCCTTCCTCAGAAGAAACGAATGACCCTTTTAAGCAT CTTGTCTACACAATAACTCATCAGAGCCATCTATGTCCTCTACCTCTCATGGTGCAACCCATCATTTGGAACTACGATCACGCTCTTCGACTGTACCCAACTCCTCATACG ATAGTATTAGGTGACAAGAGTGAGCAAGAGGTTTGCAAATTTGGGGGAACAACATGTTTCAATCCAGGCTCTTTCTCAACTGATAGCACATTCGTAGCTTATCGACCTTCCACTCAAGAAGTCGAACTCTCTGCTTTGTGA